The following DNA comes from Xyrauchen texanus isolate HMW12.3.18 chromosome 21, RBS_HiC_50CHRs, whole genome shotgun sequence.
TCAATTCTCACCTGCCAAAGGTGGTCCAAGAAGTCCACCAATGCTGCGGATGAGCATGAAGAAACCCAGAGCACTGCCCAGCCTCTCTACTCCCACCACTTCTGCGAGCACTGTGATGTGAATGGCCACGGTTGCTCCGAAAACCAGTCCATAACCAGCACTGAACAATGCCAGCTGGGTGAAGGTGGTTGCTAGCGGGCAGAGCAGGAGAACAATGCCCAGCAAGATCACTGTGACAATCAACTGATGGATCGTTTCCACCAGCCTCAGGTTAGCCACCAACCCGAAGACCACCCGGCCGGACAGGTCCAGTACCGCAGAAATGGACATGAGAGCTGCCGCCTGGTACTCCTCAACTCCCTGACTGTGGGCATAAGGTACCAGAAACAGTGATGGTGCGAAGAAGCCAAGAGCTGCGAAGACACCAAACATTGAGTAGACCATGAAGTGAATGTTACCGATAAGCGTGTAGTCCATGTAACGTATTATTTTGGTTTTCACCGTATTATTTTGGTTTTCAGAGTTTTGTTCTGAGACTGGCCTGTTTTTGTGTGCCTGAGACAGCATCTCCAAATCTAGATTTTTCTCCTCTATCGTAAGTTCTTTAGAAGGAATGTGTCTGTCAAGTGGCCTCAATAGAGCTCCACACAAGCACAGATTGAGCTGCAGAGCTCCAAGGATCAGCATCGCTCCCCTCCAGGAATACTGATCGACCATGAACTGGAAGGATGGGGTCAGGATGAAGGTAAGGATACATTCTCCTGTGCTGGCCAGAGCATTGGCTACTGGCCTTCGCTTTTCAAAGTACCAGCCCAGCATGGTGACAGTAGGGGTCCAGGTAAGGGCATAGCCAAATCCTGCAGAGGACCAAACAGAAAGGACATTGAGTGAGCAGTGTAGGTGGATACACACTGAGTAAGCATTATTTCTCTGACAAGTCATTAATTTTCCAAGGGTAAAACATTGTATAAACGCTGCTGGCCAATTGGACAACAGCATTGCAAGGTTATAcagtttgtattatatatatatcttgtacCGCTGACTGGCCTGATATACCCTCACTTTATAAGGTCTTGTTAGCTGCTATATATCATTGTTTTCATTCAACTTGACCTGCCACTGTATACTCTGTTTACTGTTGTAACTGCACAGCACTTATTAGACTGTTATCATGCCATTGACTTCAAGTCTTTAAgtcataaatgttttttctttttctctcacattaatacaaataaagtaacttaaaattaaatacaaatgtggAAATGAACCAattgaatgaaaataaataatttaaaatgttctttgtttcTATATTAAAGTGTGCTTCATTAACATGAAACAACATTTGTATTACCAAAACATTTGCAGATTAGCTGTGTGcaatgaaaaaaatgcaaaataagtaaactaacacaacagtgtaaatagattaaacaaaaaatatcaacaattaaagatattaaatattttataaataaaatgaaataaatatataattaagtacaaataaatataacataaaatgacatgaaataaaatcatatataaattaaaaaaatacttagaaatttaacaaattaaacaaaaaggaataaaataaacaatttgaagGATAAACTAGTCATAAATAGTAATAACAAACATAactgtctctttctttctttctttctttctttctttctgcccATCATTTTGCTGTCTTTTTGTATGCTTTTCCTCCTGAAGTGGTCCTGAATGCGAGTGTTTTATGAATAAGAAGACCATTACACCTGCTGTAAATGGCTGATGACCATTTCTAGGTCTGAATCAACGATGCAAGTTCTGTGTTGTCATTGCActgtgtcagtgtctgtgtgtacaTGCAAAAGAGCGAGAGCAAGTGAGGACAACCATATGCTCCATTGCTGGAGTTGCTCTTACCTGTAAGGAACCCCACAGTGATATACAGCTGTAGTAGATCCTGGGCGTATGACCCTGCCACCATCCCTATGCTGCTCAGTAGACCCCCCGCTATTACCACGGGCCGGTGCCCAAAGTACGTGCTCAGTGCAGAGCCAAAAGGGGCTGCATCACAGACAGACAGGAAATAAACACTCATGACATTCTGTACTGCCAGGAGCCAAGTGCTCTGTCAGCTCTTGGAGGAGTagaacacaaattcatatttcTGGTCTCCTGCTCTGTTAGATTTATTGCAGCCTCACACTGTTTAAAGGTCTTATGGTGCCAGTGGGTGTATCGTcatgcatttttatttcatttttattaagtATGTCTTTAACAAATATCAAACGATTACAACGAACAAGCAAAAGATGCATTAGATTACCCGGCAACAGTAAAATCAAGTGTGGCAAAGACTTGACATttgcaaaacaaatacaatcagtTTGTGCCTGTCTGAGGTTCGGACATTTCAAGTTTACTGAGAGTGTTAGTGGAGGGCACCCACTGATGTTTAAAAGTTTAACTGGATCTCAATTAGCCCACTAGGGCAGGCTGTTATAAAGTAAAGTGCCATTGGTTTAGCCAGGTTTACCATTGTCTGGAGCACTACTTTGTAGAAGTGGCATGTAATGATCAGCATATGCACAATATTCTGACCTCTTAGGCctaaaacatactctatgcaagtatgtaAATGCAAAAGTTTCTAGCTAAGCAAGCTCAAGTTGTGTGTTGTTGTGCTCTGAAATGTGTCAGGCCGTAATTCATAACGCAACACAAGTACGTATGGCATTCTCAGTTTTGCCGCATGGGGATGCTAGCAGGACAATTTCCGTCATGGCAAAGCAACTGATTGAAGATGGTCTTGCAGAGCAAGCTAGTTAAAGCGGAGATGTTTATAGCCAGATAATTGAATAATAACACACTTGGTGTAATTGACACTTGAAAGCAACTACATTGAGTATTTGAGTATTGAGGTTTGTTACCACAAGTGAACATGTTAGGTATGTTCAACAGGGGCAACACTAGTAATGCCTTGGCCTAACATTTTGGCATGGACAGACGAATGACCTGTTGTTGGAAATGACAGACTGGCTCATACCTCCAAAATGTACAGTTGCCACACAGATGGATGTGATCCATGAGCTTGCTGTTGCTGTGGTAGCAAAATAGTGGTGGATTTCTACAAAGAACACACCGAAGGACTTGATAATGCCAAATGTCAGCCCAAAGACAAGGAAGGTAGAAAGCACAATGAACCATCCATAGCCTCCATCAGGGGGACCTCTTGTCAGGACTATTCGTCTCTTCCCTTGAAGTTCTATTGAAGATCAGAAGGGAAGTTAGGATTCAGTGCATTATCTGCAATCTAAAATAAGAGATGCAGTATTAAACAGTATGTAACTATTTAAAATGGAAAtgcatacagtggggtccaaaatacaaaaactaataaataataataaccctTGAGCAAACCCTaggattttaatatatttaaaacagaaacgttatggcataaaatataaaatacaaatatatatatatatatatatatatatatatatatatatatatatatatatgtgccgttgttttggtggcacgagggggacttgatgtatgtatactgtatataaaatatataaataaaataaattaatactgcACTATTTCTAAGTAACAAATTAAATAGGTAACATTTTGACAAATTGAGTCTATCTCATTTGAGATATctcatttgatttgattgaagcacacaagatgatatttggaATATTGTTGGATCATGCTGGAAAAACGTAAAAGTTAATAAATTTCTATGCCAGCTCGAGtgtatgctgtcattaaagcaaacatATTGACATACCAAACTAGAAATTCCAAAATTCAAGTACATTTTTTCCATTTCACTCGAATGTTATTCTGATAATCAAATTTGTTTTGGAAAAAAGTTGTATTAAactagaaaaatgctaaatagaagcattttcttttttaatcggagacttttggaccccactgaatttaaaatatctcaatatatacattttattataatatacagATGTATCACATATTCTATATACTGTAGATCTTCTGTTATAGCTTTCAACATCTGTAAGGTGGTAAACAAGTGcaatttaacaaaaacaaaagcagacaGCCTAGTCAGCACGGATGTTCTTATTAGCCCAGTAACACGTGGTGAAAGTGATATGGTTGATCAATTATTATCTCTTGAGTGTTAAAACAGCTGAAGAATTATTAACTAATACATTGTTGCATAATCACATGCAATGCACAACATTGACCTCATGCTGTGGCCACATGTGCTTTTTCTGGAGGTATGATTGTGTAATCTATGTTAGAATAATTCACACTGTATATCAGAGGGCAGCTGAAATTTTGATGGTCCTGGCAGAATAGTAATCATCCATCTATCAGAATATGTGTTTTATGTCAGTGGAATGGCAAAGTAACTGAATAACTGATTTTGGAAATGTaggcaacaaaatacatttatatatacatattatgataaatatattattataattgcaAATTCTAATTCATGGgccaatattaaaatacaaaatataaagtatttCCCATTAGGTGCAACTTGTGAATGCagtaaaaacaatggaaaaattacaaaatgataaaatgatatatatatatacactaccattaaaaaaattatgtgtacAAGGTCCATTACTTGGTATATTCCAAATGACTCTCATACCAAGTTACCTGTATCGGATTCACTATATTTTGCTTTCTAAAAGCACATCTTTTCTCTCTGTGTAATCCTCTGCATTTGGCCAATgagttcattattatttttaatttattttcatacatttgtgtttttgttcattttgtaaaGCAACCTTGGCttggggaaaggtgctatgctatgtaaatgaaacattattattattattattaatatatcattCACTATATAATGAACAAAGAAGCAAGTGAACAGTAATGGAAACACAGTGTACATTTTTCACTTGGGAGACTGACAGCAACCATACCAAAGAGAGCTAACTGCTTCTTTCATGAACTTTTTGCTGCCAAAACTGATTGATAACGGTCACCCTCTCAGTCACTTCCTacagtgttttaaatgtcattgcTGAAGCAGTCAGTTGAACTTACAGTTGGAGTACATTTGTACAACAAATGTTCCAGACGTGCAACACTAGTGTTACTTGCACATCAACTCGAAGGACAGTGGATATcagttaaaggaatggttcacccaaaaataaaaaaagattaaattatttactcacccttatgtcatctcagatgtgtatgattttctgtcttatgcagaacacaaaagtatatttcagctctgtaggttcatacaggtgaatggtgaccaaaactttgaagctgcaaaaagtgcaaaaaggcagcctaaaagtcaaggaccaacagagctgaaatattctacaaatATTTGAGTTCtatataaaaaagtaatatacacatctgggatggcatgagggagtaaatgatgagataatttttatttttgggtgaaatatccctttaagacaggTGAACACATGACAACCTATATTCCACCCCCTTTTATAACCTACATGTTATAGCCTACAGAACTACAAAGGAAatttcaaatgtgaaaacataaattaaatttttacatttgagtttacgattaattttaaatgatgttttttcTTTAAGAATGCTATATAATGCTAAGATTACATTAAAAGCTAGTAgaataaaaaaatccttataaTTTGGTAAAATAGgcaaaatatacacatttttttataaaagtgtGTTAATCCAgataataaaaaagatttaacTAACTCCAAACTAACCTCCAGTTCtgtcttctgattggtcaatttaGTATCAcactattatataaaatatagtaaaaacttTCAGCGAAACACCCGTTCACCTAGTAACCATTTTATGATTGCAATAAACCACTGGTGACCCTGCAATATTGTGAATGTAGTCACAGCTATAGGGGTTACAGGGCCTAGCGATGCCCTTTAGCGATAAATGTATGCACAATTTAGCACTGGCTTTCGTACCTTATTGCTTGAATAAGATCTTACCATTCATGATGTCTGGAGGGTCTCCTCATTAATGTAGAGCATCCACTGTGAAATGAGACGAGATAGCCTTCTGTTACACTGGAACtgtcttatttttaaacacattccAACTTCTGACAGGCTCATCCTCTGTGACATTGCATATCCATGCTTCACACAGATACAAAGGTCAACACAAGGAAAAAGTAGGAAGTTGGTGGTAACTTGCTTGGCAGCACACTACTTCATATAAGAGGGAGAGATTAGAGATGAAAGaagataattgaaaaataaagtaACGGTTCAAATAAGCTGATGAGTGTCGGTGCAGCATTTAAAGGTCTCTTTTAAAAGTCTATAAAAACATAGGTTGAATAATGTTGTTGTTTAACTCATGAGAGTGTATGGGTAAATCTCATATAAAACATGTCGAGGTCACATttcacctaaaaaaaataaaaataataataattctaaaatattattgtatattattttgctTAAATTGCACAACAAAACTGCTTGAGCCTCACATTTGTAGGTCCCTTGCACAGACATCTGATCTCTGGACCTAACCATAAATGAGCTCACTcctgttttgtaaatgtattactgtggagagtagtgtgtgtgtttaggaaggttaggtaacctaaaaatatgcttcatgtggtaaaatctaagctacatatttttaaattttaaagttttttgtcCCAACCAAAAATATTATTCgatatgactgaatcaacttaaaggcatagttcacccaaaatatctctccttcactcaccctcatgccatcccagatatgtatgaatttctttcttctgaagaacacaaagatttttagaagaatatctcagctctgttagtccatacaatgcaagtgaagcgTGACCATAAAtcacatcaaggcagcataaaagttatccttataatcccagtggttaaatctatgtattcagaagcaatatgataggtgtggatgagaaacatttaaatatttaagtccttatttactacatctgaagatttatagtaaaaagtattgaaatattgatctgtttctcacccaatgtgattgcatcgcttcagaaaacattgattaaaccactatggattacttctatgctgccttgaGCTTCAAAGGTCTCAAGTATAATAAagggatagtaaaacctgagatctcctACTTTGTGGGGACAATGTAGTGTAACCatgtacacacacgcacgcacgcacgcacgcacacacacacacacacacgtaaagccCTGAAAAGGGGAATAATTGAATGAAAGATGCAAGGACACAAACTTTCATCAGATCATATGTGTAATGACTTACTGGTAAAACGCATTATTCCCATCTGTCACATACTTCCCCTCAAAATTAGATGTTGTCCTCAACATCATTACCTGTAACCATAAATTCAAACATGTTCAGAACACTTTTTACACTCTGGAACTCTTTTGATACATTCTGTCTGTCTCAAAATAACACACATATGCCCAATTTTGGCTGTTTGGTTACAGTCTGGAACTCTTTTGATACATTCAgttctcttacaagaggttctctcgtattgcgtaagctagtttacgctacgggaaagattcatcttttctgagatattgaagccaaaaaattatccttaattttgtatccattgtcaacgcagtgcagcaactgcataccttgagcgggctagctagcgagctcataggttgctctgcggcaactgctgcagcctatagacgaacttgagtgaacttgcgtccaatgacaggcgcccgcgccgtcactgcctcaaagcccgccaaaatgggcatggctagagtgcatataagcgtaagttcgtaggctggaaccctgattttcatctattcagcaaagctcttcgcatctctgaactgcagaagccgcgtcgccgttcgaggggcatctagcatgCTTGGACAGCGcttgaagaagccggccgtcttcgccaccttcagccatcctgcgagctacgccatccggcgacatatcctttttagagcaagcaagttcctcagcgaacttcacaaaaagagcaatgagcgtcttttttaagatgcctcgcaccacctgcgcctcatgccgcgccctctcagcgccggagaccgccacctcatctgcgctctctgcctgggattggaacatgcagagctcaccctcgctgacggcggatgcgacctctgcgaggagcttccgatgtcaaccctgcgggctcgacttgaagcactcaaaaccgaagccgccgcgcgccttcgtTCGccagcgcagaaagaagcgcccgctcccaaaggctgccggaaccggtggtagaagcgactacctccctggagcctctccctcgagcctcgctttcaccctcccgccctcCGGgaccgcgcagttgccgccgagcggccgcactgttgccatctcggatgacgaggcggaggataagggctgctgttccatcatggcttcggacagcgaggagtggtcaggctcccaagcctcctcctcggcccaggaatccagcaggacctgcgccggagtcgaggaagaactaacgcacctcctcacacaggccgtcgaccgcctcgggctcgagtggtcaccgccctctgagcaggctcccaacagactcgacggctgctttcttcagagccgtcgccgcgcggcgcccttcctgccggaactccacgccgagctctctaaatcgtggaacgcgcctctctcggccaggaaccga
Coding sequences within:
- the LOC127661845 gene encoding monocarboxylate transporter 13-like — its product is MNELQGKRRIVLTRGPPDGGYGWFIVLSTFLVFGLTFGIIKSFGVFFVEIHHYFATTATASSWITSICVATVHFGAPFGSALSTYFGHRPVVIAGGLLSSIGMVAGSYAQDLLQLYITVGFLTGFGYALTWTPTVTMLGWYFEKRRPVANALASTGECILTFILTPSFQFMVDQYSWRGAMLILGALQLNLCLCGALLRPLDRHIPSKELTIEEKNLDLEMLSQAHKNRPVSEQNSENQNNTVKTKIIRYMDYTLIGNIHFMVYSMFGVFAALGFFAPSLFLVPYAHSQGVEEYQAAALMSISAVLDLSGRVVFGLVANLRLVETIHQLIVTVILLGIVLLLCPLATTFTQLALFSAGYGLVFGATVAIHITVLAEVVGVERLGSALGFFMLIRSIGGLLGPPLAGFFIDKMNDYGAGFIMAGVALIVSTIFLLLLHHMNKKGKQTGKDTPLENRKEVKDMKN